One Papaver somniferum cultivar HN1 unplaced genomic scaffold, ASM357369v1 unplaced-scaffold_135, whole genome shotgun sequence genomic window, tttgtgtggctttttgacttagcgggattaagttctagcccatgttggtggactttatcaaaggatcataaggagtTCCGATTGAATCTCATATgcgaaaagtcacaatatgttgaatctggTAACACCGATTTTcgataattagggtttattttataTAAAAATATTGTTACCCTATGAGGAATATTAACTTCCTAACTTGAGGATTCCACATGAAATCCTATGGgaataaaatacatatttatgGAAATCTTTTTTCCGATCCGAAAAATATTCTCTTATTAACTTACTCTTATTTCTTTTATGTAGTAGCTAATCTAAACATTTAGTTTCTAACACATTGTAAGCCATGTAGATGTAATCACTGAACTACGATCAGTTTTTCTTAAAACCGaatatttttttatggatttgttttgtattttgattCTAGTGGTTTTATTTTTACGAAAGAATCTTGATTTGTGAGCTAGAAAAAATGGTTAGTTTGTCAATTAGGAGTTAAGAAGTTGCTCACTTTCTAATTTGCCCTAATTTGTTCTTAAAAGTTTACTTTCCATCACTGTGCGACTATGGTATCATATAGGTTAGGGTTTATTTCAATCCTACAATCTGTTCTTGAGATTTAGCTTTGTTGTTTATCATTACTTTCCGAATCCTTCAAGCTGTGTTCGAGTGTTGTTAGAGAGATCTTCCTTGGTTGTTAACTTGAATTAATTAAATTATAATACTCTTTCAACTGAAGTAGACATAAAGAATTTACAGCAGTCACAATCAAAGGAAGTAGAACAAAAAGACAGATTTTACAAGCATCTCACATTCTTTATATTTACATGTGGGAGCAGATTTGACTTCGGTTTTTCTTCTGACGGAAAGTGAGTGTTGCATTACCATTCCTCATGAATTTTTAACCGCAGCAGCCTGTTCCTTGGGAAAAGGGTCCATCTCTACCAAAAGGTAGCCCAGGAATCTCCCGGGGTCCAATTATTATTCCCTTAGACTGCAAACAAGaccagaattatgatttcatccACGTAATTCaagaatgatttttttagggaccatgatttttcttGAGGGATCACGATTTTATTAggtcaccttccctatagtgatatggggtgtcctaaaacgttgaaatgactaacttatccttaacctaatttaatttaaaaccaacctaataaccacctatatatatataaccaccacctcctcccaccactaccgccgattaccaccaccaccacctctgattatcaccaccaccaaccaccgattaccaccaccaccgctcaccaccgccgattaccatcaccaccacctccgattatcaccaccaccaaccacctactcccaccaccaccaccaccgcctatttaagaaatgtaacaatatcaatgcaatcacaattaagttcggttacataataattttatcgagtataaaagacgccagtcgcaacctgattctgccatgggaccactccagaGGTATTTTAcaacaaacccttcgctttagtttgattttgattgctccaatcgaatagaaatcatcaaaatagggttttaattggagttacagagccatgttcggttaggtcgattttccaaaaaaccctagtttactaaccgaacttcttgaaaatgaagaacacgaagaacagttcggttctatcggatttaaaactaagtcacctaactctctgttcggttgtttcgcagaaaagtttaaaattacaaagtaaccgaactccacccttagaaccgaaaaaaaacaaatccagtctaaccgaactgtgttgttgtggccactatgttgagttccaaaataaccgaacttagcaatagagttcggtttgttcgcaaaaaattttaaaactacaaagtaaccgaacttagccaatagacgctggaacttcacattttttttgtttgttaagtttggtaacttcacaattttatcgtagaaaccgaactcagagttcagttggttagctgttaggttcaagtttgcgaaagaaccgaactttgtaaacttatatactcgtATATTACGTAAacttcggttagatcaaaagtgcatgcagtttgcgaaccaaccgaattaCGTAATCAATTAAAATTCTTGAGAaagtacaccaaagttcggttagttgagaaccaaccgaacataaagttgtaactcctagaaattattagagagttcggtaacctgcgtgtttggaacaagtaaccgaactacactttcagatgagttcggttacttgttcttcatataaagtaatcgAACTACAACTTcatatgagttcggttacttgttcttcatataaagtaactgaactgttcaaaatccaattcaaatccggatcattttgaagattaacaaatattctaggagaggatggagatgaagaatcagatgagttttcatcacttgaatactcaaacttagtgaattggaaaaaaaaattattttccatgtttttctccttcatcttctctaactctactctctcaataattctactcaactaataataaacccatcttttgatttaatctcactaattgtttttaactaaatcattcactaatcataacctaaaattaattaagaggatagattaggtattaaataaataactagatatggggtgacctaaaattacttctaatgcctttacccaaaataaaaccatggtccctaaaagaaccatggtccccaaaaaatcgttctactTCAAAGCTTAAACAAAAAGTCTTATTCTGATTAATAACCAGGCATGTATAAATACATGTAAACCCAATCAATTAAAATTCTTGAGGTCATTTTTTTTCAGCACACAGAGAGAACGAAAAATTTCTTGCAGATATTAAAAGAAACTAACCTGATCTGATACATCAATATCACCGTTCTGGATCCTCTTGTAGATTGTTGCTGCTGTATTTATAAATGCCTTCAGAAAAAGGATCGAAAACAACAAACGAATAAGTTAATATCATAATTCGATAAGAAACTattgtgaagtaaaaaaaaaaaacatattttctAGACAAACAGATGAGGCTTGATACCTCTTCAACGTTCTGAGCAGTTCTTGCAGAGGCTTCCATGAATATCAAGCTGTTCTCCTTGGCAAATTGTTCCCCTTCCTCTGTGCTAAGAGCTCTTCTGTGAGAGAGATCACATTTGTTGCCAATAAGCATAATTGTCATGTCCGCGTTTGCGTGTTGCCTCGCCTCTTCCAACCAGCTAGCAAGGTGATTAAAAGTTTCTCTCCTAAGGTTTCAAAAGACAAAAAATGTCTGACAACATCAGTCgacaaagaaagaagagaagcGGCGTAGGTGACAAAATCTCTACAGCCTGCTAGCACAAAAGGACCTGAGTATGGTACAACAAGGACTCTCAAGAAACTGTAACGGTCGTTAATGGTGATTGGTGAAGGTCTGCTACCATTACGCCGTTACGACGGCTGCATTAGGACATTGTTATCAACTTCCTGGCTATATCGTCTTATTTGCTGTTTGGAAAAAATAAGATGTGAATAGCTAGTAAGAAAATTAGATTCTAGCATGTCTCAAATTTAATTGCTCGTTATCAGGGTGATTATTCATCCAAACGGTCACAACTCTAATTTTGGACACATAAGATAATTCACATAGACAAAGAAAGTACCTAGTGATATCATAGACTAGAAGTGCACCAGCAGCTCCTCTGTAATATGACCTTGTAATAGATCTGAATGCTTCTTGACCAGCCTGATATACATTGCAATAAACATCATTACAAAAAAAAACTCCAGCACTGGGTAGATGCAATAATGAGAAGCCTCATAGATTTATCAGGGTTTATGCAGTAAATAGAAGCATTACACAAAGACCACTGTCTATCAACAAGTGCAAGGAAATAAGTACAACCCTTTCAAAAGGGCTTATACTAATATCTTGCCCGAGCATAATAAAACACGTACTTCCAATGAGAAAACACCACATAAGTCTAGTTATTCACAGTTCCTCAtgaaataaggaaatccttgtgataTCAAAAACCATTTACTAAATGATTAACCATCTCCTGATTCTCTGATATGCATACATGTCCCTACAGcctaagaagatgaaaaaaaaaaaaccaatggatgagcacaaaaataAGCATAGAGAATAGTGAACATACCGTATCCCATACTTGCAGCTTTATAGGCTTGCTGTCAATAGTTATCATTCTAGTTCCAAATTCAACACCAATGTTTAGGTCATGCACAGGCTGGAAGCGCTTGTCAGTGAACTGCAGAAGAAAACATGATTTCCCGACACCTACAAAGCCGACAATTAAACCAGTCTAGTTAGCATGATTCCTCAGCCTGGAGCTTCTACACATGATTCATcccaaaaataataaatcaatataAACCATGAGAGCATAACTGAAAGATTAAAGGAGGTAAATTA contains:
- the LOC113333929 gene encoding ras-related protein RABB1c-like, which translates into the protein MSYAYLFKYIIIGDTGVGKSCFLLQFTDKRFQPVHDLNIGVEFGTRMITIDSKPIKLQVWDTAGQEAFRSITRSYYRGAAGALLVYDITRRETFNHLASWLEEARQHANADMTIMLIGNKCDLSHRRALSTEEGEQFAKENSLIFMEASARTAQNVEEAFINTAATIYKRIQNGDIDVSDQSKGIIIGPREIPGLPFGRDGPFSQGTGCCG